From bacterium, a single genomic window includes:
- the pta gene encoding phosphate acetyltransferase: MNFIDSIRTRAREKKRRIVLPEGEEERTLQAVKIILEQEIAKPVLIGDADKIRNKVSQLNINLPSSVSIIDPRKSEKATDFASELFTQRKSKGMTYEQAKSLMTDMTLYFGAMMVRRGDCDGMVAGAVNTTADVMRSAIFSVGTAPGIKTVSSVFMMVLPDGRVITYGDCAVLPYPDENQLADIAIASAETHRQLAGEEPIVAMLSFSTKGSAKHEAVDKVLNALKIVKQKKPDLKIDGELQFDAAFVESVGQRKAPGSAVAGKANVFIFPNLDAGNICYKVTERVGKAQAIGPVIQGLAKPINDLSRGCNADDIANVTAICCLKA, translated from the coding sequence ATGAATTTTATCGACTCTATTCGAACTCGCGCCCGCGAAAAAAAACGACGGATTGTTTTACCGGAAGGTGAAGAGGAACGGACATTACAGGCCGTTAAAATTATTCTTGAGCAGGAAATCGCAAAGCCGGTTTTGATTGGCGATGCTGACAAAATTCGTAATAAAGTTTCGCAATTGAACATCAACCTGCCGTCATCCGTCTCCATCATCGATCCGCGTAAATCTGAAAAAGCAACCGATTTTGCCAGCGAACTTTTCACACAGCGTAAAAGTAAAGGCATGACCTATGAACAGGCCAAAAGTTTGATGACGGACATGACTTTGTATTTTGGAGCGATGATGGTTCGTCGCGGTGATTGCGACGGAATGGTTGCCGGCGCAGTTAATACAACAGCTGATGTGATGCGCTCGGCGATATTTTCAGTAGGAACCGCACCGGGAATCAAAACTGTTTCGAGCGTTTTTATGATGGTATTGCCGGATGGCCGCGTGATCACATACGGCGACTGTGCGGTTTTGCCATATCCGGATGAAAATCAATTGGCCGATATCGCCATTGCCTCAGCAGAAACACACCGTCAATTAGCCGGCGAAGAGCCTATCGTCGCCATGTTGTCGTTTTCAACCAAAGGCAGCGCTAAACATGAAGCGGTTGATAAAGTTTTAAATGCCCTGAAAATCGTTAAACAGAAAAAACCGGATTTGAAAATTGATGGAGAGTTGCAATTTGATGCCGCTTTTGTGGAATCGGTGGGACAGAGAAAAGCCCCCGGCAGTGCCGTCGCCGGTAAGGCCAATGTATTTATATTCCCCAACCTCGATGCCGGTAATATTTGTTATAAAGTAACGGAGCGCGTGGGCAAAGCGCAAGCCATCGGCCCTGTCATACAAGGATTGGCCAAACCAATCAATGATCTATCACGCGGCTGCAATGCGGATGACATCGCGAATGTAACGGCAATTTGTTGTCTCAAAGCTTAA